The genome window CTCCGCCACGGCCAGGTAGTTCTTCAGCGACTGGTCCGTCACCCACTTCAGCACGCGGTCAGCACGCGCCACATCACCGCCCATGCGCTTGGCCATCGCGCCGCGCAGGCTGACGATGACCCACTCCGCGCTGTCGTACTCGCCGCCCCAAGGGCTCAAGTCCGCACCATCCGGGTGGTCATAGCGGTCATCGTTGCGCTGCCAGCCCGCACCCGCCGGTGAGGACAGGCGCAGGTCCAGTCCATGAAAGGTCGCCTGGGCAATCTTCCCCGCCGGGTCGAACAGCTCGAAGGCGAACGCGTCGAACACCGCCGCGTCCCAGTAGCCCCTGCCCTTCCTCAGCTCCTCCAGGTTCGAGGCCAGCGCGAAGTTCCTGTCCGTCAGCTGCTCCGCCATCGCCCGGCGCAAGGACTCGCCCGCCTGCCGGTAGCGCTGCGCGCGCTCCGTGTCGCCCACCCGCTGCGCCAGCTCCGCCGCGTCACACAGGCCGCGCGCCGCCGTGAGGCTGGTGTACGTCCACGACCGCTGCCGCCCTTTCCAGTGCGTTTCCCAGATGGACGAGTCCGGACGGATGAGCCCCGTCACCGGGTTGATGAGCGCCACCAGCGCGTCCCCCACCTTCGTGGACACCGTGGGCCAGGTCTGGTCCACCAACGTGGTGTCGCCCGTCGTCCGCTCGTAGTGCCGCAGCGCCCACAGGAAGAGACCGAAGCCGTCGAACTCGATGTTCGGCCCCGCCTCGTTGAAGTCCGTCTCCTCCACGCCGAAGCCGTGGTAGCGCGTGAGGGTGATGATGTACGGCGGCATCGAATACGGCTCCAGCTCACGCCAGTGCTGGAAGCGGCCACTGTCCGCGTTGAGGTAGTAGGACAGCGCGTCGCGGGCATCGCTCTGCATGCCCAACGTGGCCATGGCCGCCACCGCGTAGGCCCCATCCCGAATCCAGGCGTACGTCCACTGCCCGGGCGGCAGGCTCGCCAGCACCGCGCCGTGGCCCGCGTGGCGAACCACGCCTGGCAGCGACGCCGGCGTTCCGCCGGGCGCCTTGAAGCGCGTGCGGCGCGGCTCGCCATCCCGTGACAGGAACTCGCGCAGGTACACGTCGCGCGAACGCACCTGCGCCATGTGCAGCACCACCGCCGAGTGCCGCAGCAGGGACTCCTCGTCCGCCGACATGCCCGCCGGCACCTTCACCGTGTCCGACTGGAATGCCGCCCACCGCGCCACTTCCGCGTCCACCAGCGCCTGGGCGCCGGACGCGCCTGCGTACTCCGTCAGCCACTGCCGCACCGTGGCCCCGGCCGCGGGGTCACCGTGGTGCGCGAAGGCCACGCCCACCCACCGCTCCGCGCCCGCCGGGATGTCCCCCAGGTTGAACTGGTACGCCGTCACCCAGCCCGTGCCCGCAGAGGGCTGCG of Myxococcus virescens contains these proteins:
- a CDS encoding glycoside hydrolase family 15 protein — its product is MIPIPRQYHRPGQPPVLLLALLCTVGAAGARAEVPIQRSFLRLPSSNGHGAVMLDVEQRKVTHFREHLFATEEPVIDAAGNDVFENGQPKVIHARDLLFDAFFGLRSGGTQRWLSTQEADRDASGYAAWAPEKTGGTGLGALVQRVGTLEATTFVFAPQGLPHASFVMALRVRNTGTSAVTGVSAFSLHNFHLGFGRPGVMADLDENGETVELSGNDFVEKGFAGVLVARPLGTVARKSAWLSTTTGSQNAYSVVNGGGGQDLQDFTAQPSAGTGWVTAYQFNLGDIPAGAERWVGVAFAHHGDPAAGATVRQWLTEYAGASGAQALVDAEVARWAAFQSDTVKVPAGMSADEESLLRHSAVVLHMAQVRSRDVYLREFLSRDGEPRRTRFKAPGGTPASLPGVVRHAGHGAVLASLPPGQWTYAWIRDGAYAVAAMATLGMQSDARDALSYYLNADSGRFQHWRELEPYSMPPYIITLTRYHGFGVEETDFNEAGPNIEFDGFGLFLWALRHYERTTGDTTLVDQTWPTVSTKVGDALVALINPVTGLIRPDSSIWETHWKGRQRSWTYTSLTAARGLCDAAELAQRVGDTERAQRYRQAGESLRRAMAEQLTDRNFALASNLEELRKGRGYWDAAVFDAFAFELFDPAGKIAQATFHGLDLRLSSPAGAGWQRNDDRYDHPDGADLSPWGGEYDSAEWVIVSLRGAMAKRMGGDVARADRVLKWVTDQSLKNYLAVAETYDELNGTYKYNTPMAGFGAGAYALALDHRAAGVSDPACGAYFDESTLTKPPDAGTGTLDAGTQQPDAGPQTPDAGTSSGSGADVGGGGCNATGPGAVALWVTMAFAGLAMALRRRGA